The genomic stretch CAGCAGGGCGGCAAACAACGTCAGGGTGTGCATCGCCAGGAACAGCCAGCGGCGTGGGGCCAGCCATTTGTAATAGAGTGGGTCAGTGATGGAAATCAGCGCTGCGGCGCCCAGCAGCCCGGTGAACGCCAGTTGCCCGCTGTTCCAGGTCGTGGTGATGAAAAAGAACGGCAGGACAAAAAACAGGCTTTCCTGGTGGATCATCTGGGTCGCGTAGCGCAGCAGCGGCTGGGGAATCTCGCGCTTGAACACCTTGGTGAACAACTGCGTCAGGCTGTTTTCCAGCATCAGCCAGACCCAGCTGACCAGCATGATGATCGCGATCCAGGTGGCCAGGCCTTGCTGGCGGTCCACCAGAATGAAGCTGCCGACCCCCGAGATGAAACCACCGAGCGCGATGACCCCGGGGTAGCGCTTCATCAGCTCGAGGATGCGCTGGACGTAGAGGGTCAGGTTCGGCATTTTGGCGGTTCACAATGTTCGTAGGAAAAACCCACCTAGGATACCAGCGCCGGGAGACATCCGGTCGCCACGCACCTTCATGTTCGGCGATGAAAGCGCCAACCCAGTGCGCCGAGCAGCAATAACCCGACTACCCCACCCAGCAGCCAGGTCAGTTGATCATAGCTGAGCAGCGGTTTTTCGATGCGCACGTATCCTGGCTGTTCGAGCAGTTGCCGCAGGGCCAGGTTCGCCTGTTTGAGCGTCACGGCACGCAGGCGCTTGACCGGGTCGGCAAATCGTCCGTCTGCAAAGTCGCCCAAGGCACCCCAGTAATAGTCGGCCAGTGCGCTATTACCCTGCACCGCCCAAGCCTGACGGGCGATGGCGGCCTGTTTGAGGCGCGCAAAAGTGGCCGGGTCGAGGCCCTTGTGCAGCAGGTCGGCCTTGAGCTGCGCCAGTACCTGCTGCGCCTGGGCCAGGTCATCGCGCTCCAGGTCCGCGTTCAGGCTCATGAAGCCGACTCCGCCAAACACTTCGCGCTCCGCTGCGGGGCCGTAGGACAGGCTGTGGGCCAGGCGCAACTGGCGGTAAAGCGCCCAGTCGAGGTAATCCTTGAGCAGGTCGTAGGTTTCGTCGTATTGGTCGTCGAGGATCGGCTCAGGGAATAGCCAGTGCAGCTTGGCTGCATCGCCGACCCAGCCGTGGATCAGATTCCGCTCGGCCTGGGCCGGGCTTTGTAACTGCGCCAGGGCCGGGTGCACCGTGGGTTCGACCGGCTTCAGATGACCGTAGGTGCGCTCCAGGTAGGCCGGCAACAGGCGATCGAGGTCGCCGACGACGATCAGTGTCATGTTGTTGGGGGCGTACCACTCCTGGCGTACCTGTTCCAGCTGTTCACGGGTCAGCGAGTGGACTTCGGAGCGCTCCTGGCACTTGAGCCCCAGTTCCACGGCCAACTGGTTGCTGGCGGTATGGCCCAGGTCCTGGCGATCGAGCCAGCGCTGCAGGTGGGAGTAGTGGCCACCGTCTTCACGTTCGACCACCTGTTTGGCGGCATTGATCGCGTTGTCGTCGATGTGGGTTTCGGTCAGCAGCGCCAGGAGCAAGTCGAGGACCTTGCGCTGGTTCTTCGCCGGAGCCTCGATGACAAAGGTGGTGTCGGCATTGCTGGTGAAGGCATTCCATTCCCCACCGAGGCCTTGCATGCGCTCCTCCAGCCCTCCTTCGCCGCCGGCATCGATACCACTGAACAGCACATGCTCCAGCAGGTGTGGCAGTTCCTTGTCGGCGCAGGAAAAGTCGTCGAGGCCCACGCCGACGACCAGGCGGATTGCCACATGCCCACGCTCAGCGCTCGGCTTGAGCAGGATCTGCAGACCGTTTTGCAGCACGTAGCCCTCGACTTGCAGACGGTCCAGGGCCCAGGTGCAGGAGGAGCCCAGCAGCAGGCACGCAAACAACAGACAACGCATAACAACCTTCCTGGCGGGTAAATGCGGGGAGCGGGGTTTTCCCTCAAGCTTTGCAAATGACTGCTGGCAACGCTAGACGTTCAGGGAGAATGGGTGATGTCAGCCATGTCGTCGACCGCCAGGGCGCCGGTTTCGGAGGTCTCCAGCACCACATAGGCGCTGCTGCAGAATAGCGAGTTCAAGCGTTTCATGTCGGCGATCAGTTCCAGGTGCAGGGAACTGGTCTCGATGCTTTGTACGATCTTGCGTTGCAGGCGGCTGACGTGGGCGTGGGCCAGGCGCCTTTCCTGGGCACGGAAGCGCCGTTTCTCACGCAGCAATTGCCGGGCGCTTTCCTTGTCGGCGCTGAGGAACACCGAGAGCCCCAGGCGCAGGTTGGCAATCAACTGCTGGTGCAGCCCGGCGAGTTCTTCCAGGCCCACATCGGAAAAGGAGCGGCGCTGCGAGGTCTTTTGCTGCTGGACTTTGCGCAACATGCGCTCGATCAGGTCCGAGGCCAGTTTCAGGTTGATCGCCAGTTCGATGATCTCTGCCCAGCGCCGGCTGTCCTGGTCACTCAGGTCTTCGCGGGGCATCTGCGCCAGGTAGAGCTTGATCGCGCTGTAGAGGGCCTCGACGTCATCGCTCAGGCTGCGCATTTGCTGGGGCACCGCGGTCTGCTTGCCATGCAGCACGTCGAGCATGGCTTGGAGCATGTTCTCGATCAGATCGCCCATGCGCAGGGTTTCCCGCGCTGCATTGGCCAGGGCCAGGCTGGGGGTGACCAGGGCGGTCAGGTCCAGGTGCCTGGCCTTGGCCTGGCCGTTGGTTTCCGGGCGTTCTGGCAGCAGCCAGGCACACAGCCGCGCCATGGGGCCGACGCTGGGCAGCAGCACCAGGCAGCGCGCCGTGTTGTAGAGCAGATGAAAGCCGATCACCAGGCCCTGCGGGCTGTAGTCGAGGCTGTCCATCCAGTGCACGAGGGGGTCGAGTACCGGAATGATCAGCAGCAGCCCGATCAACTTGTACAGCAGGCTGCCCAGCGCCACTTGGCGGCCAGCGGCGTTCTGCATGCTGGTACTGAGGAAGGCCAGCACCCCGCTGCCGATGTTGGCGCCAATCACCAGGCCGATGGCCACGGGCAAGCTGATGACCCCGGCACCGGCGAGGGTTGCGGTGAGCAGGACGGCAGCCAGGCTGGAGTAGGAAATCATCGCGAACAGTGCGCCGATCAAGGCATCGAGCAGGATGTCGCCCGTCAGGGAGGCAAACAGCACCTTGACGCCCTGGGCGTGGGTGATGGGCGCGGCCGCTTCGACGATCAACTGCAGTGCCAGGATGATCAGTCCCAGGCCAATGCTGACTCGACCCATCTGGCCCACGCGGGTCTGCTTGCGTGAGAGGAACAGGATCACCCCGAGGAAAATCAGCAGCGGCGACAGCCAGGACAGGTCCAGAGTCAGGACACGGGCCATCAGTGCGGTACCGACATCGGCGCCGAGCATGGTCGCCAGCGCGGGGGTCAGTGCCATCAGGCCTTGGCCGACAAAGGAGGTCACCAGCATCGCGGTGGCGTTACTGCTCTGGACCATGGCCGTGACCAGGATCCCGGCAATGAAGGCCAGCCAGCGCTTGGACATGTTGCGGCCAATGACATGGCGCAAGTTGGAACCGTAGACCCGCAAGATGCCGGTTCTGACGATGTGCGTGCCCCAGATCAGCAAGGCCACGGCAGACAATAAATTGAGCAGGGTCAGCATGACAGGCCCCCTGGTGGAATAGCGCCCCAAAGGGGCAAGTCAGCGGTACCGCGCGATTTTCTACATTCTGTACTTAAGCTGTAGTTCGCTAACGGCCGTGGCGCCAGCATCGCATGCCTAAAGCGTCAAATGAAACAAAACTGTCATGAAAACAGCTTCATGCGGACGTAAAAAAGGGGGCTTGCGAGAGCCCCCTTCTTCCTACACCCGGTTCAGGTTACTGGCCCGGGATGTCCTTGCGCAGCTTGACAGGGTCCTGTTGCTTGCGCTTTTTCGCGATTGCGGTGCGCATCTTGATGTTGACCGCTTCCACTGCCAGCGAGAACGCCATGGCGAAGTAGACATAGCCTTTTGGCACATGCACTTCGAAGGCTTCGGCGATCAGCACGGTACCGACCACCAGCAGGAACGACAGCGCGAGCATTTTCAGCGACGGGTGCTTGTCGATGAAGGTGCTGATGGTGCCGGCAGCCAGCATCATCACCAGGACGGCAACGACGATCGCGGCGACCATGACCGGCACATGAGAAACCATGCCCACGGCGGTGATGACCGAGTCCAGGGAGAACACGATGTCGATGATCGCGATCTGGATGATGGTGTAGAGGAAGTTGCCGCCCTTGCCGGTAGGCTCTTCGGATGTTTCGTCTTCACCTTCCAGTGCGTGGTACATCTCCTGGGAGCTTTTCCACAGCAGGAACAGGCCACCGAAGAACAGGATCAGGTCGCGTCCGGAAATACCCTGGCCGAAGACCACGAACAGGTCGGCGGTCAGGCGCATTACCCAGGTGATCGACAGCAGCAACAGGATCCGGGTGACCATGGCCAGGGCCAGGCCGAAGATCCGGGTGCGTGCCTGCATATGCTTGGGCATGCGGCTGACCAGGATCGAAATCATGATGATGTTGTCGATGCCCAGGACGATTTCCAGGGCCGTCAGTGTCAAGAAGGCAACCCAGATCTCTGGGTTGGTCAGCCATTCCATGTGTATTCCTTTGAGGATGTGTTAAACCACGCCGCCAGCGGCTTCAAAACTCGAAGTCTAGCTGGCGGCGCGGTGAGTTGATGCTCTTATAGAGTGCTGAACAGCGGAAATATCCCCATCAGCAACGCAGCGAACATTATGCACAGGCAAACCAGAACTGCCCACTTGAGGGTGAAGCGCTGGTGATCGCCGAACTCGATCCCGGCCAGCGCCACCAGCAGGTAGGTCGATGGAACCAGCGGACTGAGCAGGTGCACGGGTTGGCCAACGATCGAGGCGCGGGCCATTTCCACGGCGGTGATGCCGTAGTGGCTGGCGGCCTCGGCAAGAACCGGTAACACGCCATAGTAAAATGCATCGTTGGACATGAAAAAGGTGAACGGCATGCTCACCAGGGCTGTGATCACGGCCAGGTAAGGGCCGAGGAAGTCCGGGATCACTGCCAGCAGGCTTTTCGACATCGCGTCGACCATGCCGGTACCGGTCAGGATGCCGGTGAAGATACCCGCGGCGAAAATCAGCCCGACGACTGCCAGCACACTGCCGGCGTGAGCCGCGACGCGGTCTTTCTGCTGTTGCAGGCATGGGTAGTTGACGATCATGGCGATGCTGAACGCGACCATGAACAGCACCGGCAGTGGCAGCAGGCCGGCGATCAAGGCACACATCAGGCCCAGGGTCAGGGCGCCGTTGAACCAGATCAGCTTCGGCCGACGGGCATCCGGGAACTGCGACACGCTGATTTCGCTGTGGTCGATTTCATCGCCGATCAAATGCAGTTCACCCAGGCGCGCGCGCTCACGTTTACCGTACATGTAGGCAATCGCCAGGATCGCCACCACACCGGCGAGCATCGCCGGGATCATCGGCACAAAAATATCCGACGGGTCGACGTGCAGTGCACTGGCGGCGCGTGCGGTCGGACCGCCCCAAGGGGTCATGTTCATCACCCCGCCGGCCAGGATGATCAGGCCGGCCATGATGCGCGGGCTCATGCCGATGCGGCTGTACAGCGGCAGCATGGCGGCCACGCAGATCATGTAGGTGGTGGCGCCGTCACCGTCCAGGGACACCACCAGGGCCAGCACCGCGGTGCCGACGGATACTTTCAGCGGGTCACCCTTGACCAGCTTGAGGATCTTGCGCACGGCCGGGTCGAACAGGCCGGAGTCGATCATCAGGGCGAAATAGAGGATGGCGAACATCAGCATCACCCCGGTCGGGGCCAGCTTGGTGATGCCTTCGAGCATCATCGGGCCGATTTTCGGCGCAAAACCGCCAAACAGGGCGAACAGGATCGGCACGATGATCAGGGCGATCAGCGCCGACAGGCGCTTGGTCATGATCAGGTACATGAACGTGATGACCATGGCAAAGCCAAGGAAAGTCAGCATGGGAATACTCCAGACGTAGCGCGACTAGGGAATGGCGGACCGGTTGGGGGTCAGCGCAGAACGGGAAGCACGAGGCGTACGAAGGGAGTCGGGGCGAACAGGCGGGTGCGAGCGGACATCAGAATCACCATTGTTGTTGTTAATTGGGCCGGGCGAACGTTGCGGATTTCGCGTTGGCCAACCGGTCTTTTGCCGGCAGTGGGGGCGATCCTAATCGGCAAACCTTTCAGCTACCTTTCGCCAGACAAACACCGGACGAGATGTGCAAGCGCGCCTGGCGAGGCTTAAAGTGCTGGGCAGTGCCCCGGATTGATGGGGTGCAGTTGGGGAGCAGGAGGGTCGGCATGAGCGAACTTCACACCGGCGGCTGCCATTGCGGGCAGCTGCGTTATCAATTCAGCGGGCCATTGCAGGACATCGCCCATTGCCACTGCTCGATTTGCCGGCGGGTCAGTGGCGGCCTGGTGACCACCTGGATCACCCTGCCCCGTTCTGCCTTCCAGTGGCTGGCGGGCACCCCGGCGCAGTACGACTCTTCGGCCAGCTGTGTGCGCTACTTCTGTGGCCACTGTGGTGCCCAACTGGCGTTGATCACGCACCTGAGCCCGGACAGCATCGATGTGACCATTGCCACCCTGGATCACCCGGAGCGGGCGCCTGCCGAGCGGCACATCTGGACCGACAGTCGATTGCCTTGGCTGCACCTGGACGAACACCTCCCCGAAGAACCCGAGGAAACCCTGTAGCAGCTGTCGAGCTCGCGAGGCTGCGTCAACGGCCGCAGGACGTTCGTAATGCCCAGCGCAGGCTACCTTGCACCTGGGGCTCAGGGCAGTTCCAGGCCGCCTGCCGCCTTGTGCAGTGCCCGCAGGTGTTCACCCAATTGCTTGACGTTGGCTTCGTTGGCGGCGATCTCCGCTGCCCGGGCCGGCTCCAGCAGGGCGCGGGCCTCTTTGTCGAGGTCGCCGGTCAAGGCTTGCAGTATCTTCTGGCGGCTGCTGCTTTCAGCTTCCAGGCGTTGCCATTCGTTGGCTTGCGGCAACCCGTAGCCACCCTCGTCGAGCAATTCCGCCGGGCGACTGAGGAAGCCGCTGTTGGCGAGGATCTGCTGCAGGGTCTTGTTGGCCCGGTCCATGCCGCCATTCTCCAGCTCCCGCGCATCGAGGTAGCGTTGCTTGACTTCGTTCTGGGCCAGCAGCAGTTGCTGGCGGAAGCTTGCCTGCTCCAGCAACAGCAATGCGGCGCTGGTGCGCAGGTCGGCCTGGCCGAACCATTGACGACGATCGGCAGCGCTGGAAGTCAACCAGTCTTCGACCTTGTCCTGCTTGATCGGCAGGTGCTTTTTCAGCACCTCGAACATGGCTTGATAGCGGTCGCGGAATGAATCGAAGCGATAACCCAGGCGCAAGGCCTCACGTTGATCGTCGAGCACGCTGGTGTCGGCCAGGCCGCGGGCCTTGAGCACTTCCAGCAGGCCGTTGGGCATGATGCTGTCCAGGCCGACCAGTTGCGGATTGTTGCTACCACTGCGCAACAGTTTCAGGCTCTCTACGGCGCAGTTGTTGGACAGGAAGAAGTAATTACCGTCGTAGCTCCAGTGCATCTCGGCAGCGTGCTCCACCACTTCGTCGATCTCGCTGCGCGACAGGGTCAGCGGGACGGACGCCAGGCTGCGCAATTCGGTCTTGGTGTACTCGTCGATGACTTGTGCCAGGGGCAGCACAAATAGCCGCGAGGGGTACTTGCCGACCAGGCCATCCCAACTCGACAGCTGTACGTCACCGACGAAGGCGCGGTAGGACAGCACCAGGGAGTATTCCAGATCCAGCCGGCAATCCGGCCCACGCGGGCGCCCGGGTGCACAGATCACCAGGCGCAACATGCTGTGGCCCCAGCGGCTGACGAGGTTCTGGTTCGCTTCGGCGAGCAGGTAATCGACGGCGTAGACCCGCTCCGGATCGACCTGCCCCAGCGGCTGTTTGCCAAAGTCGTTGCCGGCATTGAGAAAGGCGAAAGACGTGGCGCAGTTGTCCTTGGCCGCCGGTGCCCAGCCAAAGTGCTCCTGGTAATAGCGGTACAGCGCCGGACGGCGGCAGGCGTAGCTCGGGTCGAGGAGGAAGTACTCCATGTTGACCGCGACGAACTCCTTGGGGCTGCTGGTTTCGTACAGGTCCGGGCTGCGCGCGATCTGGCGGTTGTGCTGTTCACGTTCGCCGCGCCGGCCCACGTATTGCTGCCAGCCGGCCAGGTCCAGCAGGCGCGGGTCATCGCTGAGGGTGAAGCGCCGGTCGTTCTGGCCACGGCATTGATCGGGCATGCCGATCAGGCCCGAACTGTTGTGCTGCCGGGTACAGCGCTGGATCAGCAGGCGTTCGGGGCCGGGCCATAAACGCGCACGGTCGTAGATGTGGGTCAGTTCGTGCAGCACCGTGGCCAGCATCTCGCGGCGTACGGTGCCGTGGGGACGGTGGGTCTTTTTAGTGGCAGCGCTCCCGTCCGTCAGGCCGGGTAGCAGCTTGCGGTTGAGGTCGAGTTCGGACACCAGGGAGGCCTGGCCGTAGGCGTTGGCCGGCATGTTGTCGGTCCAGCCGACATTGATCCGTCGGTCCAGTTGCTCGACGAAGTGCGGCGGCAGCGCCTGCATCGCCTCGTCCAGCAAGGCCTGGCTGGCCTGCTGTTCTGCCGGGCTCAAGCCTTCGGTCTTGAGGTGCAGTTGCAGGCCGGCCTGGGCCGTTGTGCCAAACAGCAGCGCGGCAGCGGTCAGCAGCCCGGTGACGAACGACCTCACAGTGCGAGGATGGCTTCGGCGAGTACCTGGTCACTGGCGTCGCGGGCTTCCGGCACGCGGGTGCGCAAGGTGTCGAAGGCCGCTTCCAGGTGCGCGCCACGAATATCGCCATTGCTGGCAACGAAACTTGCCGCGTCGTCGTGGGCATCGCGTACGACTTTCGAGTCGCGGATGGACGTCGTCGTGTCCGAGGTGAAATCGAGGGTGCGCTGGGAGGCACGGATAATGATGTTACTGGTGGCTACCAGGGTTTGGGCCTGGGCCATGTCGGCCAACAACAATAGGCCGAGGGTGGCAGCAATCAGCGGGCTACGCATGGAACGACTCCGGAAGAACGTGGGATAACTATTGGACGAGAATTGCCTGTGCCAGTTCAAGATCACTTGCATGAAGTTTTGCCCGGTTCTGGTGCAGGTAAACCAGGGCCGACTCCAGGCGCGCTCCTCGCAGTTGGCCATTGCTGGCAACAAAGGCTGCCGCATCATCGTGCGCGGCGCGCAGCAGTTTATGGTCGAAGGGGGCGCAGGTCACCATGCTTGTGGCATAGGCGGTGACGACCAGGTTCTGCGTGGTCAGGTCCAGGGCATGGGCCGAGGTGATCCAGCAGGCGATGAATGTGGCGGGGACGAACAGTGCTTTTGAAAGAAAATCCATGGGACCGGACAGCTGGAAACCAGCCCCAAGGCTAGCGCAATGCCCGGCCCAGAGCCAGGCCTTGGCAAGCGGGGCAGCTCAGGCCGCCCCGTCTAGAGCCTGCAATCAGATGGTCAGGATAGCCTGAGCCAGTTGGGCGTCAGTTGCGCTCAACTGTGGAACCTGCTTGCGGATGTGCTCCAGGGCACTTTCCAGGCGAACGCCGCGGATGGCACCTTCGCTGGCGACGAAGCTGGCCGCGTCATCACGGGCTGCGCGCACGATCTTGTCGTCTTTGAACGAAGAAGTGATGTCGGAGGTGGCGTCGGAAGTGGCTTTGAGTGCGCCGACTACAGCGTCCGTGGTGACGATGAAGCTGGTGGCGTGCGAATTGGCAGCCACGGCCAGCAGGGCTGCAGCGCTGAGCAGACGAAGACGGGACATGGGGTAACTCCTGTTAAGAACAAAAAAGAGGCGTTGGAAAACGCCGGACAACCACCGCGAGCCGCACGGTGCCTGAACAATCAGACGCGTACCGCGCAGTGTTCGCCACGTTGTATCTGGATATTAGGCGCATGTTCAGGGGTTCGAACAGTCCTGTCTTCCTTTTGCCGTCCACTATTGCCAGAAGGAGCGCTCCAGTTCGGCCATGCGGTCTGCGTGGCTGATACCGATATCGGACAGTTGCTGGTCATTGAGTTGGGCCAGCAAGTGCCGGGTACGCGCCCGTTCCCGGCATTGGCCTGTGGCCCTGATCAGCCTTGTCAACAGCCCCAGGAGGCCGCGCCGTGGGCGGTGCGATAGGGATATCTCGAGTGAAGTGTCCATGCTCAATTCCTCGCGCGAAGGCTGAAAGTGCAACCTTGGGAGATCATGTTGAACCCTTGCGGTTCAGCGGGTCAGTGACACTGGGGTTAAATTGTACTGGTGCAATTTTATATTTATTGCAACTGTACCTATCTTGCGCAGTACCTTCTGTACCAGCGTTTTTTTGCCCTGAAACGACAAGACCCGTCGCGGTTTCCCGCGACGGGTCTTGTGTGTGCAATTCAGAGTGCTGGCGGTGGACCCCTGAAGGTCAGAGCCAGCGACGCTAACTTAGCGCCAGAACGGCTTGCTCAGCTCTTCGTAGCGTTGTGCTTCGCTAATCCCTGCGTCAGCCAGCAGACGCGAATCCAGGCGAGCCAGTTGGTGGCGGCTGGAGATGCGGCGCTGCCACAGCATCAGGTTGGCGAGAACGCGAAGAGGCATGGAAGCCTGGGTTTTTACAGCGTTGTCTTCGAAGAACAGTTCGGAACTGAGTGTACGTTCCATGGTGACATCCTTCCGCTTGTGGCGGGATTAGGTAGTGGTTTAACTGGTGCCCATGATCCTCTCGTTTGGCCAGTCTCTGTAGATACAGTTCACCTGTATTGTGAGAGACCAGTTAACTGTTAAAGGGTGGTGTACTGGTCTAAATTGAGGCAACTGTACCTATCTGCACATTTATGGTGCGTTTTGTAGGTTTTAATCGGAAAAGGTAGGCTTTTTACCTAGGAAAAGACCGGTACAGCAGTACAGTTTTTGTCAGCTATTGGGTGAAAGATAGCGGGCCGGCAAAAAAGTGTTTTCGCCGGCCGCCATCTGTACCAATCACACGGCGAGCATGCGCCCGGTTTCTTCCAGGTTCATGTGCCAACTGAGGGCTTCGCGCAGGATGTGCGGGGTGTGGCCGCCGATGGCACAGGCCTTCTCGAAGTACTCATTGAGCGCTTCGCGGTAGTCCGGGTGCACACAGTTGTC from Pseudomonas sp. S04 encodes the following:
- a CDS encoding M16 family metallopeptidase: MRCLLFACLLLGSSCTWALDRLQVEGYVLQNGLQILLKPSAERGHVAIRLVVGVGLDDFSCADKELPHLLEHVLFSGIDAGGEGGLEERMQGLGGEWNAFTSNADTTFVIEAPAKNQRKVLDLLLALLTETHIDDNAINAAKQVVEREDGGHYSHLQRWLDRQDLGHTASNQLAVELGLKCQERSEVHSLTREQLEQVRQEWYAPNNMTLIVVGDLDRLLPAYLERTYGHLKPVEPTVHPALAQLQSPAQAERNLIHGWVGDAAKLHWLFPEPILDDQYDETYDLLKDYLDWALYRQLRLAHSLSYGPAAEREVFGGVGFMSLNADLERDDLAQAQQVLAQLKADLLHKGLDPATFARLKQAAIARQAWAVQGNSALADYYWGALGDFADGRFADPVKRLRAVTLKQANLALRQLLEQPGYVRIEKPLLSYDQLTWLLGGVVGLLLLGALGWRFHRRT
- a CDS encoding Na/Pi cotransporter family protein, which translates into the protein MLTLLNLLSAVALLIWGTHIVRTGILRVYGSNLRHVIGRNMSKRWLAFIAGILVTAMVQSSNATAMLVTSFVGQGLMALTPALATMLGADVGTALMARVLTLDLSWLSPLLIFLGVILFLSRKQTRVGQMGRVSIGLGLIILALQLIVEAAAPITHAQGVKVLFASLTGDILLDALIGALFAMISYSSLAAVLLTATLAGAGVISLPVAIGLVIGANIGSGVLAFLSTSMQNAAGRQVALGSLLYKLIGLLLIIPVLDPLVHWMDSLDYSPQGLVIGFHLLYNTARCLVLLPSVGPMARLCAWLLPERPETNGQAKARHLDLTALVTPSLALANAARETLRMGDLIENMLQAMLDVLHGKQTAVPQQMRSLSDDVEALYSAIKLYLAQMPREDLSDQDSRRWAEIIELAINLKLASDLIERMLRKVQQQKTSQRRSFSDVGLEELAGLHQQLIANLRLGLSVFLSADKESARQLLREKRRFRAQERRLAHAHVSRLQRKIVQSIETSSLHLELIADMKRLNSLFCSSAYVVLETSETGALAVDDMADITHSP
- a CDS encoding TerC family protein, whose product is MEWLTNPEIWVAFLTLTALEIVLGIDNIIMISILVSRMPKHMQARTRIFGLALAMVTRILLLLSITWVMRLTADLFVVFGQGISGRDLILFFGGLFLLWKSSQEMYHALEGEDETSEEPTGKGGNFLYTIIQIAIIDIVFSLDSVITAVGMVSHVPVMVAAIVVAVLVMMLAAGTISTFIDKHPSLKMLALSFLLVVGTVLIAEAFEVHVPKGYVYFAMAFSLAVEAVNIKMRTAIAKKRKQQDPVKLRKDIPGQ
- a CDS encoding CitMHS family transporter, with the protein product MLTFLGFAMVITFMYLIMTKRLSALIALIIVPILFALFGGFAPKIGPMMLEGITKLAPTGVMLMFAILYFALMIDSGLFDPAVRKILKLVKGDPLKVSVGTAVLALVVSLDGDGATTYMICVAAMLPLYSRIGMSPRIMAGLIILAGGVMNMTPWGGPTARAASALHVDPSDIFVPMIPAMLAGVVAILAIAYMYGKRERARLGELHLIGDEIDHSEISVSQFPDARRPKLIWFNGALTLGLMCALIAGLLPLPVLFMVAFSIAMIVNYPCLQQQKDRVAAHAGSVLAVVGLIFAAGIFTGILTGTGMVDAMSKSLLAVIPDFLGPYLAVITALVSMPFTFFMSNDAFYYGVLPVLAEAASHYGITAVEMARASIVGQPVHLLSPLVPSTYLLVALAGIEFGDHQRFTLKWAVLVCLCIMFAALLMGIFPLFSTL
- a CDS encoding GFA family protein, whose product is MSELHTGGCHCGQLRYQFSGPLQDIAHCHCSICRRVSGGLVTTWITLPRSAFQWLAGTPAQYDSSASCVRYFCGHCGAQLALITHLSPDSIDVTIATLDHPERAPAERHIWTDSRLPWLHLDEHLPEEPEETL
- a CDS encoding DUF7844 domain-containing protein, which gives rise to MRSFVTGLLTAAALLFGTTAQAGLQLHLKTEGLSPAEQQASQALLDEAMQALPPHFVEQLDRRINVGWTDNMPANAYGQASLVSELDLNRKLLPGLTDGSAATKKTHRPHGTVRREMLATVLHELTHIYDRARLWPGPERLLIQRCTRQHNSSGLIGMPDQCRGQNDRRFTLSDDPRLLDLAGWQQYVGRRGEREQHNRQIARSPDLYETSSPKEFVAVNMEYFLLDPSYACRRPALYRYYQEHFGWAPAAKDNCATSFAFLNAGNDFGKQPLGQVDPERVYAVDYLLAEANQNLVSRWGHSMLRLVICAPGRPRGPDCRLDLEYSLVLSYRAFVGDVQLSSWDGLVGKYPSRLFVLPLAQVIDEYTKTELRSLASVPLTLSRSEIDEVVEHAAEMHWSYDGNYFFLSNNCAVESLKLLRSGSNNPQLVGLDSIMPNGLLEVLKARGLADTSVLDDQREALRLGYRFDSFRDRYQAMFEVLKKHLPIKQDKVEDWLTSSAADRRQWFGQADLRTSAALLLLEQASFRQQLLLAQNEVKQRYLDARELENGGMDRANKTLQQILANSGFLSRPAELLDEGGYGLPQANEWQRLEAESSSRQKILQALTGDLDKEARALLEPARAAEIAANEANVKQLGEHLRALHKAAGGLELP
- a CDS encoding DUF2388 domain-containing protein; the encoded protein is MRSPLIAATLGLLLLADMAQAQTLVATSNIIIRASQRTLDFTSDTTTSIRDSKVVRDAHDDAASFVASNGDIRGAHLEAAFDTLRTRVPEARDASDQVLAEAILAL
- a CDS encoding DUF2388 domain-containing protein yields the protein MDFLSKALFVPATFIACWITSAHALDLTTQNLVVTAYATSMVTCAPFDHKLLRAAHDDAAAFVASNGQLRGARLESALVYLHQNRAKLHASDLELAQAILVQ
- a CDS encoding DUF2388 domain-containing protein → MSRLRLLSAAALLAVAANSHATSFIVTTDAVVGALKATSDATSDITSSFKDDKIVRAARDDAASFVASEGAIRGVRLESALEHIRKQVPQLSATDAQLAQAILTI
- a CDS encoding DUF1127 domain-containing protein: MDTSLEISLSHRPRRGLLGLLTRLIRATGQCRERARTRHLLAQLNDQQLSDIGISHADRMAELERSFWQ
- a CDS encoding DUF1127 domain-containing protein — encoded protein: MERTLSSELFFEDNAVKTQASMPLRVLANLMLWQRRISSRHQLARLDSRLLADAGISEAQRYEELSKPFWR